In Streptomyces sp. NBC_00569, a single genomic region encodes these proteins:
- a CDS encoding alpha/beta fold hydrolase — MDETVLTEDGIRLWAVRSGAGGPVVFCHGGPGLWDTLGDVAALLSDKVTVHRWDQRGCGRSERRGPYAMARSVADLDAVRRHFGLARMALLGHSWGAQLALQYALEHPGRVSKLVYVSGTGIDQDSTWHAAYKQNLRANLGSHLGRWEALKGRGERSDAEDREYSVLQWSADFSERERAVEHAERMATPWLGVNFECNATINAEGKRTWGTTALRAACEGLEVPTLIVDGAEDIRPRRAVDSLERALPRVSREVLQGAGHLPWVEAPDGFRAAVGGFLADRL, encoded by the coding sequence ATGGACGAGACGGTGTTGACGGAGGACGGCATCCGGCTCTGGGCGGTCCGGAGCGGGGCGGGCGGCCCCGTGGTGTTCTGCCATGGTGGGCCCGGGCTGTGGGACACCCTTGGGGATGTGGCCGCGCTGCTGTCGGACAAGGTCACTGTCCACCGCTGGGATCAGCGGGGATGCGGCCGGTCGGAGCGGCGTGGGCCGTATGCGATGGCTCGGTCCGTGGCCGACCTCGATGCCGTCCGCCGGCATTTCGGTCTGGCGCGGATGGCGCTGCTGGGTCACTCGTGGGGCGCCCAACTGGCATTGCAGTACGCACTGGAGCATCCCGGCCGCGTGAGCAAGCTGGTCTACGTGTCCGGCACCGGGATCGATCAGGACTCCACCTGGCACGCAGCGTACAAGCAGAACCTGCGCGCCAACCTCGGCTCCCACCTGGGTCGTTGGGAAGCCTTGAAGGGCAGGGGAGAGCGTTCCGACGCGGAAGACCGTGAGTACTCGGTGCTGCAGTGGTCGGCGGACTTCAGCGAACGGGAGCGGGCGGTCGAGCACGCCGAGCGCATGGCCACGCCCTGGCTCGGCGTGAACTTCGAGTGCAACGCCACCATCAACGCCGAGGGTAAGCGCACTTGGGGCACGACAGCTCTGCGCGCGGCATGCGAAGGGCTTGAGGTCCCGACGCTGATCGTGGACGGGGCGGAGGACATCCGGCCGCGCCGGGCCGTGGACTCGCTGGAGCGGGCCCTGCCTCGGGTGTCGCGGGAGGTGTTGCAGGGCGCTGGGCATCTTCCGTGGGTCGAGGCACCGGACGGCTTCCGGGCGGCGGTGGGCGGCTTCCTCGCCGATCGGCTGTAG
- a CDS encoding helix-turn-helix transcriptional regulator: MTTDTPARLLQLLSLLQTPREWPGGELAARLSVSRRTVRRDVDRLRDLGYPVQASMGAEGGYRLVAGKALPPLVLDDEEAVAIAVGLRAGAGHAVEGVEEASVRALAKLEQVLPSRLRHRVSTLQAATMPLTGGDGASIATETLTVLASATAGQERLRFRYRSGDGTESRRLTEPYRMVSTGRRWYLVAYDIDRDDWRTFRVDRVEEPFATGARFAPRELPTGDAAEYLRRSMAGRGRPSYDIDVTFEAPADFVVARLPSALGAPEAQPDGTCRLRATATDSVEWLALRLALVDCEFTVHGPDELAVYLRELSSRLARATDGPVASGPSGA; the protein is encoded by the coding sequence ATGACCACCGACACCCCGGCACGGCTGCTTCAACTGCTCTCCCTGCTCCAGACCCCGCGCGAGTGGCCCGGCGGCGAGCTCGCCGCGCGCCTGAGCGTCTCCCGGCGCACGGTGCGCCGGGACGTGGACCGGCTGCGTGATCTCGGATATCCGGTGCAGGCGTCGATGGGCGCGGAGGGCGGCTACCGGCTGGTCGCGGGTAAGGCCCTGCCCCCGCTGGTCCTGGACGACGAGGAGGCGGTGGCGATCGCGGTCGGCCTGCGGGCCGGGGCGGGGCACGCCGTCGAGGGCGTGGAGGAGGCGTCCGTACGGGCCCTCGCCAAGCTGGAGCAGGTGCTGCCCTCGCGCCTGCGGCACCGGGTCTCCACGCTCCAGGCCGCCACGATGCCGCTGACCGGCGGGGACGGCGCGTCCATCGCGACGGAGACGCTCACGGTCCTCGCGTCGGCGACAGCGGGACAGGAGCGGCTGCGGTTCCGCTACCGCTCGGGCGACGGCACGGAGTCACGCCGTCTGACGGAGCCGTACCGGATGGTGTCGACGGGGCGGCGCTGGTATCTGGTGGCGTACGACATAGACCGGGACGACTGGCGCACCTTCCGCGTGGACCGGGTCGAGGAGCCGTTCGCCACAGGTGCGCGGTTCGCTCCGCGGGAGCTGCCCACAGGCGACGCGGCGGAGTATCTGCGGCGGTCCATGGCGGGGCGCGGCCGGCCCTCGTACGACATCGATGTGACGTTCGAAGCGCCGGCGGACTTCGTGGTGGCGCGGCTGCCCTCGGCGCTGGGCGCGCCCGAGGCGCAGCCCGACGGGACCTGCCGGCTGCGCGCGACGGCGACCGACTCGGTGGAATGGCTGGCGCTGCGGCTCGCGCTGGTGGACTGCGAGTTCACCGTGCACGGGCCGGACGAACTGGCGGTCTATCTCAGGGAGTTGAGCAGCCGTCTGGCCCGCGCCACGGACGGGCCGGTGGCATCCGGCCCGTCCGGCGCTTGA
- a CDS encoding M6 family metalloprotease domain-containing protein, which produces MPGTEGEAISLRHRIRRARRSAGLAGLTAVALAVTTSASTGRFMEQSPSPSGSGSTSRSRPAALTPCMIEGALGVQMSEGVPTQAGYARSTGTVHALNLMVDFPDARGQGTALDRLGEFFPQTRDWFRTASYGKLDYRPEAPIKHWLRMPKTFAAYGIERGAPFDPGYRDLIDDIVAKADPDVDFRDYDLVNVLVTPNAGPSALDTVLSVTFAGNHDAPVADGVPISNASFVYSRQDDGSGSYAETGYRVLPHENGHTFGLPDLYTQDGGGAVGHWDIMSEDWGADNDLLGWHKWKLGWLGDDQISCASAHGTSEHVLSPLGRTGGLKLTFVPLTAKSGYAIEVRTRAGNDEAVCRPGVLIYRVDAGVDTGHGPITVEDSTKDSGGCTRSPNVHAELSDAAFTPGETFKDPMTGVKIKVAGADPKGDYRVLVTRK; this is translated from the coding sequence CTGCCGGGGACCGAGGGCGAGGCGATCTCATTGCGGCACCGCATACGCAGGGCCCGGCGCAGCGCGGGGCTCGCGGGGCTCACCGCCGTGGCCCTCGCCGTCACCACCTCTGCGAGTACGGGCCGCTTCATGGAACAGTCCCCGTCCCCCTCCGGCTCGGGCTCCACGTCCCGGTCCCGGCCGGCCGCACTGACCCCCTGCATGATCGAGGGCGCACTGGGCGTACAGATGTCGGAGGGCGTGCCCACACAAGCGGGTTACGCCCGCTCCACGGGCACCGTCCACGCCCTGAACCTCATGGTCGACTTCCCCGACGCCCGCGGCCAGGGCACCGCGCTCGACCGCCTCGGCGAGTTCTTCCCGCAGACCCGGGACTGGTTCCGCACCGCCTCGTACGGGAAGCTCGACTACCGCCCGGAAGCGCCGATCAAGCACTGGCTGCGCATGCCGAAGACGTTCGCCGCGTACGGGATAGAACGGGGCGCGCCCTTCGACCCCGGCTACCGCGACCTCATCGACGACATCGTGGCCAAGGCCGACCCGGACGTGGACTTCCGCGACTACGACCTGGTCAACGTCCTGGTCACCCCGAACGCCGGCCCTTCGGCCCTGGACACGGTGCTGTCCGTGACGTTCGCCGGCAACCACGACGCGCCGGTCGCCGACGGCGTCCCGATCTCCAACGCGTCGTTCGTCTACAGCCGCCAGGACGACGGCTCCGGCTCGTACGCGGAGACCGGTTACCGCGTACTCCCCCACGAGAACGGCCACACCTTCGGCCTGCCCGACCTCTACACCCAGGACGGCGGCGGCGCCGTCGGCCACTGGGACATCATGAGCGAGGACTGGGGGGCCGACAACGACCTCCTCGGCTGGCACAAGTGGAAGCTCGGCTGGCTCGGGGACGACCAGATCAGCTGCGCGTCGGCGCACGGCACGAGCGAGCACGTCCTCTCCCCGCTCGGCCGCACCGGCGGCCTGAAGCTCACCTTCGTACCGCTCACCGCCAAGAGCGGGTACGCGATCGAGGTCCGCACGCGCGCGGGCAACGACGAGGCCGTGTGCCGGCCCGGCGTCCTCATCTACCGGGTCGACGCCGGAGTCGACACCGGCCACGGCCCGATCACCGTCGAGGACTCCACCAAGGACAGCGGCGGCTGCACCCGCAGCCCGAACGTCCACGCGGAACTCTCCGACGCCGCCTTCACCCCCGGCGAGACCTTCAAGGACCCCATGACAGGGGTGAAGATCAAGGTCGCGGGGGCGGATCCGAAGGGGGACTACCGGGTGCTGGTCACGCGGAAGTGA
- a CDS encoding TetR/AcrR family transcriptional regulator: MVSAAATTAPATGKRVPKPRADALRNRERIVAAAREMVVEFGAEVPMDEIARRAGVGNATVYRHFADRAELLRHVVLSVMDSVTEHAERALAVADADPDASFGALRTFVHAAADERIGALCPMLTAGFDKDHPDLLAARDRLEAGTEGLMERARAAGQLRTDIAVGDLMVALSQLTRPLPGIACLDIDRFVHRHLQLFLDGLMAPARSELPGTPATLEDLRQA; this comes from the coding sequence ATCGTGAGCGCCGCAGCCACCACCGCACCCGCGACGGGGAAGCGCGTGCCCAAGCCGCGTGCCGACGCCCTGCGCAACCGGGAGCGGATCGTCGCCGCCGCGCGCGAGATGGTCGTCGAGTTCGGGGCCGAGGTGCCGATGGACGAGATCGCCCGCCGCGCGGGCGTCGGCAACGCCACGGTCTACCGGCACTTCGCGGACCGCGCCGAACTGCTCCGGCACGTGGTCCTCTCCGTCATGGACAGCGTCACCGAACACGCCGAACGGGCGCTCGCCGTCGCGGACGCCGACCCGGACGCCTCCTTCGGCGCCCTGCGTACGTTCGTGCACGCGGCCGCCGACGAGAGGATCGGCGCCCTGTGCCCGATGCTCACGGCCGGTTTCGACAAGGACCATCCCGATCTGCTGGCCGCCCGCGACCGGCTCGAGGCCGGCACCGAGGGCCTCATGGAGCGGGCCCGCGCGGCCGGTCAGCTGCGCACCGACATCGCCGTCGGGGATCTGATGGTCGCCCTCTCCCAGCTCACCCGGCCGCTGCCCGGCATCGCCTGCCTGGACATCGACCGCTTCGTCCACCGTCATCTGCAGCTGTTCCTCGACGGTCTGATGGCACCGGCCCGCTCGGAGCTTCCGGGCACGCCCGCGACCCTGGAGGACCTCCGGCAGGCCTGA
- a CDS encoding MarR family winged helix-turn-helix transcriptional regulator, protein MTTAPTQAPRWLSDEEQRTWQAYLHATTLLEDHLDRQLQRDAGMPHIYYGLLVQLSEAPRRRLRMTELAMNAKITRSRLSHAVARLEKNGWVRREDCPSDKRGQLACLTDEGYEVLTRTAPGHVTAVRQALFDRLSPEQQKSLGEIMRIVAEGLQPKEAGADLPWLR, encoded by the coding sequence ATGACGACGGCACCCACCCAAGCCCCTCGCTGGCTCTCGGACGAGGAACAGCGCACCTGGCAGGCGTATCTCCATGCGACCACGCTGCTGGAGGACCACCTCGACCGCCAACTCCAGCGGGACGCGGGGATGCCTCACATCTACTACGGGCTGCTCGTCCAGCTCTCCGAGGCGCCGCGCCGGCGTCTGCGCATGACGGAGCTGGCCATGAACGCGAAGATCACCCGCTCCCGCCTCTCGCACGCCGTCGCGCGCCTGGAGAAGAACGGCTGGGTGCGCCGCGAGGACTGCCCCTCCGACAAGCGCGGCCAGCTGGCGTGCCTCACGGACGAGGGGTACGAGGTCCTGACGCGGACGGCGCCCGGTCATGTCACCGCCGTCCGGCAGGCGCTCTTCGACCGGCTCTCCCCGGAACAGCAGAAGTCCCTCGGCGAGATCATGAGGATCGTCGCCGAGGGACTCCAGCCGAAGGAGGCAGGGGCGGATCTCCCCTGGCTCCGGTAG
- a CDS encoding MFS transporter — translation MRWKALVFIALAQLMVVLDATIVNIALPWAQQDLGISDGNKQWVITAYALAFGGLLLFGGRIADLWGRKRTFVTGLLGFAFASALGGAAQGEAMMLGARALQGVFGALLAPAALSLLAVMFTDAKERAKAFGIYGAIAGGGGAVGLILGGFLTEYLDWRWTFFVNIPFAIIAAAGAYFVIREPAGSRNRSSLDIPGVVLSTLGLVSLVYGFTRAESNGWSDAVTVGMFVGSAVLLLAFVLTESKVRSPLLPLRVLLDRNRGGVYMSLGLAVISMFGLFLFLTYYLQVVRGFSPVTTGFAFLPMIVGMITGSTQIGARLMTRVRPRLLMGPGFLVAALGMLILTQLEIDSSYPFLILPAQLLLGLGMGTAFMPAMSLATHGVEPRDAGVASAMVNTSQQVGGAIGTALLNTIAASATTAYVAAHAAGATDPELLQAQAMVNGYTHAIWWAVGILAAAATIALTLINTGVPGSAAPKATGSTEGAQDEVQIPVIAH, via the coding sequence ATGCGCTGGAAGGCGCTCGTCTTCATCGCACTCGCCCAGCTGATGGTCGTGCTCGACGCGACCATCGTGAACATCGCGCTGCCGTGGGCCCAGCAGGACCTCGGCATCTCCGACGGCAACAAGCAGTGGGTCATCACGGCCTATGCGCTCGCCTTCGGCGGACTGCTCCTGTTCGGCGGCCGCATCGCCGACCTGTGGGGCCGTAAGCGGACCTTCGTCACCGGCCTGCTCGGCTTCGCCTTCGCGTCCGCGCTGGGCGGCGCGGCCCAGGGCGAGGCCATGATGCTCGGCGCCCGCGCCCTCCAGGGCGTGTTCGGCGCGCTGCTCGCGCCCGCCGCGCTCTCCCTGCTCGCGGTGATGTTCACCGACGCCAAGGAGCGCGCCAAGGCGTTCGGCATCTACGGCGCGATCGCCGGTGGCGGTGGCGCCGTCGGTCTGATCCTCGGCGGCTTCCTCACCGAGTACCTGGACTGGCGCTGGACGTTCTTCGTGAACATCCCGTTCGCGATCATCGCGGCCGCGGGTGCCTACTTCGTCATCCGTGAGCCGGCCGGTTCCCGTAACCGCTCGTCGCTCGACATCCCGGGCGTCGTCCTGTCGACCCTCGGTCTGGTCTCCCTGGTGTACGGCTTCACGCGCGCCGAGTCCAACGGCTGGTCTGACGCCGTGACGGTCGGCATGTTCGTGGGCTCCGCCGTGCTGCTGCTCGCGTTCGTCCTCACCGAGTCCAAGGTCCGCTCGCCGCTCCTGCCGCTGCGCGTCCTGCTCGACCGCAACCGCGGCGGCGTCTACATGTCGCTCGGTCTCGCCGTCATCTCGATGTTCGGCCTGTTCCTCTTCCTGACGTACTACCTCCAGGTCGTGCGCGGCTTCTCGCCGGTGACCACGGGCTTCGCGTTCCTGCCGATGATCGTCGGCATGATCACGGGCTCCACGCAGATCGGCGCCCGGCTGATGACCCGGGTCCGCCCGCGGCTGCTCATGGGCCCCGGCTTCCTGGTCGCCGCGCTCGGCATGCTGATCCTGACGCAGCTGGAGATCGACTCCTCGTACCCGTTCCTGATCCTGCCGGCGCAGCTGCTGCTCGGCCTCGGCATGGGTACGGCGTTCATGCCCGCCATGTCCCTGGCCACGCACGGTGTCGAGCCGCGTGACGCCGGTGTCGCCTCCGCGATGGTCAACACCTCGCAGCAGGTCGGCGGCGCGATCGGCACGGCCCTGCTGAACACGATCGCCGCGTCGGCGACCACCGCCTACGTCGCCGCGCACGCGGCCGGCGCCACTGACCCCGAGCTGCTCCAGGCGCAGGCCATGGTGAACGGCTACACCCACGCCATCTGGTGGGCCGTCGGCATCCTGGCGGCGGCGGCGACGATCGCCCTCACCCTCATCAACACGGGTGTCCCGGGCAGCGCCGCCCCGAAGGCCACCGGTTCCACGGAGGGCGCGCAGGACGAGGTGCAGATCCCGGTGATCGCGCACTGA
- a CDS encoding GNAT family N-acetyltransferase, translated as MRFAEEEESLADLVRVPRSGERLRAWAGEEAGAAGDGDRFRLVVEEARTGDAVGSVGVHRADPRAGVFECGVTIGAGHRREGYAAEAVVMLLRHMFDERRLHKCEARVFAHNEASLAFQRRLGFVEEGRLHGHVFRGGRPHALVLLGMLGREFAPGHRE; from the coding sequence ATGCGGTTCGCCGAGGAAGAGGAGTCGCTGGCGGATCTCGTGCGGGTTCCCCGGTCCGGTGAGCGGCTTCGGGCCTGGGCCGGTGAAGAGGCCGGGGCGGCCGGGGACGGAGACCGTTTTCGGCTTGTCGTCGAGGAGGCGCGCACCGGGGATGCCGTCGGGTCCGTCGGGGTGCACCGTGCCGATCCGCGTGCCGGAGTCTTCGAGTGCGGCGTGACCATCGGGGCCGGTCACCGGCGCGAGGGGTACGCGGCCGAGGCCGTCGTGATGCTGCTGCGCCACATGTTCGACGAGCGGCGCCTCCACAAGTGCGAGGCACGCGTCTTCGCGCACAACGAGGCCTCGCTCGCCTTTCAGCGCCGGCTCGGGTTCGTCGAGGAGGGGCGGCTGCACGGTCACGTGTTCCGCGGCGGCCGCCCTCACGCTCTCGTTCTGCTGGGGATGCTGGGGCGGGAGTTCGCCCCCGGTCATCGGGAGTGA
- a CDS encoding dioxygenase family protein, giving the protein MPALYLSHGAPPLADDDLWTGQLAAWSAELPRPRAILMVSAHWEEAPLALGATETVPLVYDFWGFPEHYYQVRYDAPGAPQLADSVRKLLRGPGTPVQDIPDRGLDHGAYVPLVEMYPGADIPVLQISMPTLDPQKLMDIGRKLAPLRDEGVLIVGSGFFTHNLAALRQGGIPAWSAEFDDWGHRALESGDVDGLLDFTHKSPAGALAHPRTEHFAPLFVAMGAADRAGELDAQRSVIDGFWMGLAKRSVQFG; this is encoded by the coding sequence ATGCCCGCCCTCTATCTCAGCCACGGCGCGCCGCCGCTCGCCGACGACGACCTGTGGACCGGCCAGCTCGCCGCGTGGTCGGCCGAACTGCCGCGCCCCAGGGCGATCCTGATGGTCTCCGCGCACTGGGAGGAGGCCCCGCTCGCCCTCGGCGCCACCGAGACCGTGCCGCTCGTGTACGACTTCTGGGGCTTCCCCGAGCACTACTACCAGGTGCGGTACGACGCCCCCGGCGCCCCCCAACTGGCCGATTCCGTACGGAAGCTGCTGCGCGGGCCCGGCACCCCGGTCCAGGACATCCCGGACCGCGGCCTCGACCACGGCGCGTACGTCCCGCTCGTCGAGATGTACCCCGGAGCCGACATCCCGGTCCTGCAGATCTCCATGCCGACGCTCGACCCGCAGAAGCTGATGGACATCGGGCGCAAGCTCGCGCCGCTGCGTGACGAGGGGGTCCTGATCGTCGGCTCGGGCTTCTTCACGCACAACCTCGCCGCGCTGCGACAGGGCGGGATCCCGGCCTGGTCGGCGGAGTTCGACGACTGGGGGCACCGTGCCCTGGAGAGCGGCGACGTGGACGGTCTGCTCGACTTCACCCACAAGTCCCCGGCGGGTGCGCTCGCGCACCCTCGGACCGAACACTTCGCGCCGCTGTTCGTGGCGATGGGTGCGGCGGACCGGGCCGGTGAGCTGGACGCGCAGCGGAGCGTCATCGACGGGTTCTGGATGGGGCTGGCGAAGCGGTCGGTGCAGTTCGGTTAG
- a CDS encoding class I adenylate-forming enzyme family protein, which translates to MEPQPADPAVGLLTSPGAPFAVVRGESGGLEYADGPRTLREFVETTWAYGDTPFLIAESGRLTYGEFFAEASALARRFVDEYGLRPGDRAVVAMRNHPEWQTAFWAAQLAGLVAVPLNAWWTAGEFTYALDDCEPGVLLVDGERLERVQPWLDGREGEGRRPWTLVFHHDGDLSGDRVERYEDLPAADPALGPPDVDVQPDDDATIIYTSGTTGRPKGAVATHRAHVGAIANPRYFAALSALRRGQIPGQGPTPVALLTFPFFHVAAFTGFYAAMAAGGTLVLLRKWDAAKALQAIREHGITNYGGVPATALQLLEAAEAAGDEMPTLAMFNTGGAAAPPDLVARLTARFGERVEPRNGYGLTETLGGVTANFGAEYRAHPESVGRPAPAVEVRVAGPGGEAVADGEVGELWLRGQSVIRGYWRDEAATAAAFAPGGWFRTGDLATLRDGRVSVVDRIKDMVIRGGENVYCVEVEAVLHDHPDVLDAAVLGVPHPVLGEEVAAVVQVRPGSELDADAVRAHVAKSLAAFKVPAHVLLRDAPLPRNATGKLLKRELRGPVGEAVRPAPDTPAASA; encoded by the coding sequence ATGGAGCCGCAACCCGCCGATCCCGCTGTCGGCCTGCTCACCTCACCCGGTGCACCCTTCGCCGTCGTGCGTGGTGAGAGCGGTGGGCTCGAGTACGCGGACGGGCCGCGGACGCTGCGTGAGTTCGTCGAGACGACCTGGGCCTACGGGGACACGCCCTTCCTGATCGCCGAGAGCGGGCGGCTCACCTACGGAGAGTTCTTCGCCGAGGCGTCCGCGCTCGCCCGCCGGTTCGTGGACGAGTACGGGCTGCGGCCCGGCGACCGCGCCGTGGTCGCCATGCGTAACCACCCCGAGTGGCAGACCGCCTTCTGGGCCGCCCAGTTGGCGGGCCTGGTCGCCGTTCCGCTGAACGCCTGGTGGACCGCCGGCGAGTTCACGTACGCCCTCGACGACTGCGAGCCGGGCGTGCTCCTCGTCGACGGCGAGCGGCTGGAGCGCGTCCAGCCGTGGCTGGACGGGAGGGAGGGGGAGGGGCGGCGGCCCTGGACCCTTGTCTTCCATCACGACGGCGACCTCTCCGGCGACCGCGTCGAGCGGTACGAGGACCTGCCCGCCGCCGATCCCGCGCTCGGGCCGCCCGACGTCGACGTACAGCCCGACGACGACGCCACCATCATCTACACCTCCGGGACCACCGGGCGGCCCAAGGGCGCCGTCGCCACGCATCGCGCACATGTCGGCGCCATCGCCAACCCCCGTTATTTCGCGGCGCTTTCGGCTCTGCGGCGTGGGCAGATCCCCGGGCAGGGGCCCACGCCGGTCGCGCTGCTCACCTTCCCCTTCTTCCATGTCGCCGCGTTCACCGGGTTCTACGCGGCGATGGCGGCGGGCGGCACGCTCGTCCTGCTGCGCAAGTGGGACGCGGCCAAGGCGCTCCAGGCGATCCGGGAGCACGGGATCACCAACTACGGCGGTGTGCCCGCGACCGCGCTGCAACTGCTCGAAGCCGCCGAGGCCGCGGGTGACGAGATGCCGACGCTCGCCATGTTCAACACCGGGGGCGCCGCCGCGCCGCCCGACCTGGTGGCGCGGCTCACCGCCCGGTTCGGGGAGCGCGTGGAGCCCCGTAACGGATACGGGCTCACCGAGACGCTCGGCGGGGTCACCGCCAACTTCGGTGCGGAGTACCGGGCCCACCCGGAGAGCGTGGGCAGGCCCGCGCCCGCCGTGGAGGTGCGGGTCGCCGGGCCCGGCGGCGAGGCTGTCGCCGACGGCGAGGTGGGGGAGCTGTGGCTGCGCGGGCAGTCGGTGATCCGCGGCTACTGGCGCGACGAGGCGGCGACGGCCGCGGCGTTCGCGCCGGGCGGCTGGTTCAGGACCGGGGATCTGGCGACGTTGCGGGACGGGCGGGTCAGCGTGGTCGACCGGATCAAGGACATGGTGATCCGGGGTGGCGAGAACGTGTACTGCGTGGAGGTGGAGGCCGTCCTGCACGACCATCCGGACGTCCTCGACGCGGCGGTGCTCGGTGTGCCGCACCCCGTGCTCGGCGAGGAGGTCGCCGCGGTCGTGCAGGTGCGGCCCGGGTCGGAGCTGGATGCCGACGCGGTCAGGGCGCACGTCGCCAAGTCGCTCGCGGCGTTCAAGGTCCCGGCGCACGTGCTCCTGCGGGACGCCCCGCTCCCGCGCAACGCCACGGGCAAGCTCCTGAAGCGGGAACTGCGCGGGCCGGTGGGGGAGGCCGTCCGCCCGGCGCCGGACACCCCGGCCGCCTCCGCCTAG
- a CDS encoding GNAT family N-acetyltransferase: MQYPVPPPTGHGEVHSVTESTEVLVRPGGEADLDALTDLYNHYVRETPITFDTTVFTPQERRPWLLSHLEDGRHLLLVAQERDSGRILGYATSGPFRAKAAYDTSVEVSVYCAPDAGGRGIGTLLYKALFEALAGEDVHRAYAGITQPNDASVRLHTRFGFTYVGTYREVGRKFDRYWDVAWYEKPLSGR, translated from the coding sequence ATGCAGTACCCTGTGCCACCACCGACCGGACACGGGGAGGTCCACAGCGTGACGGAGTCCACAGAAGTGCTGGTCAGGCCGGGCGGCGAAGCGGATCTCGACGCTCTCACCGACCTCTACAACCACTATGTGCGTGAGACGCCGATCACCTTTGACACGACCGTCTTCACCCCGCAGGAGCGCCGTCCGTGGCTGCTCTCCCACCTTGAAGACGGCCGGCACCTGCTGCTGGTTGCCCAGGAGCGCGATTCCGGCCGCATCCTCGGCTACGCGACCTCGGGCCCCTTCCGCGCGAAGGCGGCGTACGACACCTCGGTGGAGGTCAGCGTCTACTGCGCGCCCGACGCGGGCGGCCGCGGCATCGGCACCCTGCTCTACAAGGCGCTCTTCGAGGCACTCGCGGGCGAGGACGTCCACCGCGCGTACGCGGGCATCACCCAGCCGAACGACGCCTCGGTCCGCCTGCACACCCGCTTCGGCTTCACCTATGTCGGCACGTATCGCGAGGTCGGCCGCAAGTTCGACCGCTACTGGGACGTGGCCTGGTACGAGAAGCCGCTGAGCGGGCGCTGA
- a CDS encoding sigma-70 family RNA polymerase sigma factor — protein MATRAVARRKSAAGETDGARSVRAVGGEIADRDLVGMYLDEIARTPLLDAAKEVELSQTIEAGVYARQILDGEAESEAAGKASREELEALVAASERAKDVFIKSNLRLVVAVARRYPRSGLPLLDLIQEGNAGLVRAVEKFDYRKGFKFSTYATWWIRQAITRSIADQSRTIRLPVHLVEELGRIRRVQREFNRKNGRDPEPEEIAAELESKPERVVDVLDWARDPVSLNMPVDDEGETQFGDLLEDTSAVSPEQSVLTLLRSEELDDLIGRLDQRTASIIKMRYGIDDGRERTLTEVGKEHGLTRERIRQIEKHALLELKKLARDTGFDAAA, from the coding sequence ATGGCAACCCGTGCCGTCGCCCGTCGTAAGTCCGCCGCCGGCGAGACCGACGGCGCACGCAGTGTTCGCGCCGTAGGCGGCGAGATCGCCGACCGCGACCTGGTCGGCATGTACCTCGACGAGATCGCGCGTACACCGCTGCTGGACGCCGCCAAGGAAGTCGAACTTTCCCAGACCATCGAGGCGGGCGTGTACGCCCGGCAGATCCTCGACGGCGAGGCGGAGAGCGAAGCCGCGGGCAAGGCGTCCCGCGAGGAGCTCGAAGCGCTCGTCGCCGCGAGTGAGCGGGCCAAGGACGTCTTCATCAAGTCCAATCTGCGCCTGGTCGTGGCCGTCGCGCGCCGTTACCCGAGGAGCGGTCTCCCGCTCCTCGACCTCATCCAGGAGGGGAACGCGGGCCTGGTGCGCGCGGTCGAGAAGTTCGACTACCGCAAGGGCTTCAAGTTCTCCACATACGCGACGTGGTGGATCCGGCAGGCCATCACGCGCTCGATAGCCGACCAGTCGCGCACGATCCGGCTCCCCGTCCACCTGGTGGAGGAACTGGGCCGCATCCGGCGCGTACAGCGCGAGTTCAACCGGAAGAACGGGCGGGATCCCGAGCCCGAGGAGATCGCCGCCGAGCTCGAATCCAAGCCCGAGCGCGTCGTCGACGTCCTGGACTGGGCCCGCGACCCGGTCTCGCTGAACATGCCGGTGGACGACGAGGGCGAGACCCAGTTCGGCGACCTCCTGGAGGACACGTCCGCCGTGTCGCCCGAGCAGTCCGTCCTCACGCTGCTGCGCAGCGAGGAGCTGGACGACCTCATCGGACGCCTCGACCAGCGCACGGCGTCCATCATCAAGATGCGGTACGGGATCGACGACGGCCGTGAGCGCACGCTCACGGAGGTCGGCAAGGAGCACGGGCTGACCCGCGAGCGGATCCGGCAGATCGAGAAGCACGCCCTTCTCGAGCTGAAGAAGCTGGCGCGGGACACCGGGTTCGATGCCGCCGCGTGA